The Vicia villosa cultivar HV-30 ecotype Madison, WI linkage group LG1, Vvil1.0, whole genome shotgun sequence genome includes a region encoding these proteins:
- the LOC131606091 gene encoding 36.4 kDa proline-rich protein-like, whose protein sequence is MQYQIQGKAKKVCITFTPFTMPSSKSKALFFIIKILMLNIITPVMIHACGTCTPNPAPHHHHHKPSHPKHPPHHGGGKGRPIVTPPPVVVVPPIIVTPPLLPPPTIIYPPPTVSPVFPPPVVHPTCPIDALKLGVCLDVLGGLVHVGIGNPVENECCPVIHGLLDLEAAICLCTVIRAKVLNLNIFLPLALQALVTCGKTPPPGFVCPPL, encoded by the coding sequence ATGCAGTATCAAATTCAAGGAAAAGCAAAGAAAGTGTGTATCACATTCACACCATTCACCATGCcatcatcaaaatcaaaagctTTATTTTTCATCATCAAGATATTAATGTTGAATATCATAACACCAGTGATgatacatgcatgtggtacatgCACACCAAATCCAGCAcctcaccaccaccaccacaaaCCAAGCCATCCAAAACATCCACCGCATCACGGCGGTGGAAAAGGACGGCCAATAGTGACTCCTCCTCCCGTTGTTGTCGTCCCGCCGATTATCGTCACTCCGCCTCTGCTACCACCTCCGACGATCATATATCCTCCACCAACAGTATCTCCTGTTTTTCCTCCACCAGTAGTTCATCCAACTTGCCCAATCGATGCACTCAAACTTGGAGTTTGTTTGGATGTTCTTGGAGGTCTTGTTCATGTTGGGATTGGAAACCCTGTGGAGAATGAGTGTTGTCCTGTTATTCATGGATTGCTAGATCTCGAAGCTGCTATTTGTCTTTGTACTGTTATTAGGGCTAAGGTTCTTAATCTGAATATTTTCCTTCCTCTTGCTCTTCAAGCTTTAGTCACTTGTGGGAAAACTCCTCCTCCTGGTTTTGTTTGTCCACCTCTTTAA
- the LOC131606103 gene encoding 14 kDa proline-rich protein DC2.15-like — translation MASKVAIILALNILFFTAVTSNYVPCPPPPTKDHSHSHPKNPTCPKDTIKFGVCADVLGLINVELGKPPKTPCCSLIDGLANLEAAVCLCTALKANVLGINLNLPINLSLILNYCGKGVPKKFVCA, via the coding sequence ATGGCTTCCAAGGTTGCTATAATCCTTGCCCTCAACATCCTCTTTTTCACAGCTGTAACCTCCAACTATGTTCCATGTCCTCCACCACCCACAAAAGATCACAGTCACTCACATCCAAAGAACCCAACATGTCCTAAAGACACAATTAAGTTTGGTGTGTGTGCTGATGTATTAGGTTTGATTAATGTTGAACTTGGTAAGCCACCAAAGACACCATGCTGTTCTCTCATTGATGGTCTTGCTAATCTTGAAGCTGCTGTCTGTCTTTGCACTGCTCTTAAGGCTAATGTCTTAGGCATTAACCTTAACCTTCCCATTAATCTGAGCTTGATACTTAATTACTGTGGAAAGGGAGTTCCAAAGAAGTTCGTTTGCGCTTAA